From a region of the Impatiens glandulifera chromosome 4, dImpGla2.1, whole genome shotgun sequence genome:
- the LOC124937082 gene encoding LEAF RUST 10 DISEASE-RESISTANCE LOCUS RECEPTOR-LIKE PROTEIN KINASE-like 2.3, whose amino-acid sequence MGSVLIPFSFSLFFFLLSYDLVLSNPFLNIPVPPNNSRNERTCPPEQYISCRGHDYLLKFPLKNFPYPDTRCGLWTVDCSDHDVPTIQNAPYDEYSLETKGDSFIINDTRLASLISDKDGCGFVEEFFTFTRTDTSTNISIVNYSISPNMTVFKCSDPPQQFHFVDLCPDNLGLYFNYSAEELIQPPPTCFPIVVPIMSETEIRRNTSDLFSLLASQFTIQLYLSEPCSNECHPNPNPNAKKNADIKRSKTIILATAVSVAVIVVVVVSILVLIFYFNKRISRLFWKKNQTDSYFNVKTFLKNYDSISPKRYTHSDIKKMTNSFKVILGKGGYGSVYKGNLQDGTPVAVKILENSSKQGTGEEFINEVASIGRTSHINVVTLLGFCSEYDNPRSLVYEFMPNGSLEKYINDNCQLGRETLYKIVLGIARGLEYLHRGCNTRILHLDIKPHNILLDTNFCPKIADFGLAKVCSKDKSGVSLSSPKGTYGYIAPEVFSRAFGVVSLKSDVYSFGMMILEMVGGGRKNNIEVDHEHTTNEVYFPDSIYQRLEVEEVTNVFEEGKGMERKMIIVGLWCIQTNPNQRPSMSRVVEMLEGSLDSLHVPPKPYLSTPSLPIEDRDSSSSQMS is encoded by the exons ATGGGTTCTGTTCTAATccccttttctttttctctcttcttcttccttctctcTTATGATCTGGTTCTGTCAAATCCCTTTCTGAATATTCCAGTTCCACCAAACAACAGCAGAAATGAACGGACATGTCCACCAGAACAATATATCAGTTGCCGGGGCCATGATTATCTGCTCAAATTCCCTCTCAAAAACTTCCCCTATCCAGATACAAGATGCGGGTTATGGACCGTTGATTGCTCAGATCATGATGTCCCAACAATTCAGAATGCTCCGTATGATGAATATTCATTAGAAACTAAAGGAGATTCCTTCATCATCAATGACACACGTCTGGCTTCACTTATTTCCGACAAGGATGGTTGTGGCTTCGTTGaagaattttttacttttacaaGAACAGACACTTCTACAAACATAAGCATAGTCAACTACTCAATCTCCCCCAACATGACCGTTTTCAAATGCTCTGATCCACCTCAACAATTTCATTTTGTCGATCTCTGTCCAGATAATCTTGGTCTCTATTTCAACTATTCAGCTGAAGAGCTGATTCAACCGCCTCCCACCTGTTTCCCCATTGTTGTGCCCATTATGTCAGAAACAGAGATCAGAAGAAATACAAGCGATCTGTTTTCTCTCTTGGCTTCCCAATTCACTATTCAACTATATCTTTCAGAACCATGCTCAAATGAATGTCATCCTAATCCTAATCCTAATGCTAAAAAAAATGCAGATATAAAGAGGAGTAAGACTATCATTCTTGCAACAg CTGTTTCCGTTGCTGTCATTGTCGTGGTTGTGGTTTCCATTCTTGTTCTAATCTTCTACTTCAACAAGAGAATATCCAGACTATTTTGGAAAAAGAATCAAACAGATAGCTACTTCAAtgtcaaaacatttttaaagaACTATGATTCCATTTCCCCAAAGAGATATACCCATTCTGATATCAAGAAAATGACCAATTCTTTTAAAGTGATATTAGGAAAAGGAGGTTATGGCTCAGTCTACAAAGGAAACTTACAAGATGGCACACCCGTGGCCGTGAAGATCTTAGAAAACTCTTCCAAACAGGGGACCGGAGAAGAGTTCATCAATGAGGTAGCGAGCATTGGCCGAACATCCCACATTAACGTTGTCACACTCCTCGGGTTTTGCTCCGAATACGATAATCCAAGGTCTCTTGTTTACGAGTTCATGCCTAATGGATCATTGGAAAAGTACATTAACGATAACTGCCAATTGGGTCGGGAAACCTTGTACAAGATTGTTTTGGGGATTGCTCGTGGACTAGAGTATCTACATAGAGGGTGTAATACACGAATATTACACTTGGATATTAAGCCACACAACATTCTTCTAGACACCAATTTTTGTCCAAAAATAGCTGACTTCGGGCTAGCTAAGGTTTGCTCGAAAGACAAGAGTGGTGTGTCTTTAAGTAGTCCAAAGGGGACATATGGGTATATTGCACCCGAGGTTTTTTCGAGAGCCTTTGGTGTTGTTTCGCTTAAGTCTGATGTTTATAGTTTTGGAATGATGATACTAGAGATGGTTGGAGGAGGAAGAAAGAACAATATTGAAGTGGATCACGAGCACACTACAAATGAAGTATACTTCCCCGATTCTATTTATCAACGGCTAGAAGTGGAAGAAGTGACAAATGTTTTTGAAGAGGGAAAAGGGATGGAGAGGAAGATGATAATTGTAGGTTTATGGTGCATACAAACCAATCCAAATCAACGACCATCGATGAGtc GAGTGGTGGAGATGTTGGAGGGAAGCTTGGATTCATTGCATGTGCCTCCCAAGCCTTACTTGTCCACACCATCTCTCCCAATAGAAGACAGAGATTCTTCATCTTCCCAAATGTCATGA
- the LOC124936753 gene encoding glycosyltransferase BC10-like: MKMIMKTHFNPANLLLFVSGLSIGFILTSYLNTNFSLDLHVTQLSLSTSPTPTTFSNPSNAGAGAVSCSSSSENKTHLGGLRDHLLDHDMNDEELMWRASLTPKIKALPFKTVPKLAFLFLTRGPVWLSPLWEKFFKGYDGLYSIYVHSHPGYNQTDHQESGLFHGRRIPSKEVGWGKVNMIEAERRLLANALLDFSNKRFILLSETCIPLFNFSTIYSYFMNTTQNFVESYDLPGPVGRGRYSPNMGPTITIEQWRKGSQWFQMDRDLALEIISDEKFFPIFQNYCKGSCYADEHYMPTFVSSMFWVPNSNRTLTWVDWSRGGPHPSRFVRADVTVELLERLRKGRNCKYNEEDNNICFLFARKFMPNTLDRLLRFAPKIMGFNR, encoded by the exons atgaagatgatcatGAAAACCCATTTCAATCCAGCAAACCTACTCTTATTCGTCTCCGGATTAAGTATCGGCTTCATATTAACTTCATATCTCAACACTAACTTCTCTCTAGATCTTCATGTTACTCAGTTATCTCTCTCTACATCTCCCACTCCGACGACATTCTCAAACCCATCAAACGCCGGCGCCGGCGCCGTTTCATGTTCTTCTTCATCGGAGAACAAAACCCATTTGGGTGGATTAAGAGATCATTTGTTAGATCATGATATGAATGATGAAGAATTGATGTGGAGAGCTTCATTGACTCCAAAGATTAAAGCTTTACCATTCAAAACTGTTCCCAAACTTGCTTTTTTGTTCTTGACTAGAGGACCTGTTTGGTTGTCACCTCTTTGGGAGAAGTTTTTTAAAGGGTATGATGGTTTATACTCGATTTATGTCCATTCACATCCGGGTTATAACCAAACTGATCATCAAGAGAGTGGTCTCTTCCATGGGAGGAGAATTCCTAGTAAG GAAGTTGGATGGGGAAAAGTAAATATGATCGAGGCAGAGCGTAGATTATTAGCTAATGCTCTTCTCGATTTCTCAAACAAACGGTTCATCCTACTTTCAGAGACTTGCATACCTTTGTTCAATTTCTCaacaatttattcatattttatgaaCACAACTCAAAACTTCGTAGAATCCTACGATTTGCCTGGGCCAGTTGGCCGTGGCAGATATAGCCCCAATATGGGACCTACCATTACGATCGAACAATGGAGGAAAGGGTCCCAATGGTTTCAAATGGACCGTGACCTTGCGCTCGAGATCATCTCTGACGAGAAATTCTTTCCAATATTCCAAAATTATTGCAAGGGATCATGTTATGCGGACGAACATTATATGCCTACATTTGTTAGCTCGATGTTTTGGGTACCGAACTCGAATAGAACTTTGACATGGGTTGATTGGTCTCGGGGTGGACCTCATCCGAGCCGATTTGTGAGGGCAGATGTTACTGTTGAACTTTTGGAGAGATTAAGGAAGGGAAGGAATTGCAAATATAATGAAGAGGACAACAATATTTGCTTTTTGTTTGCTAGGAAGTTCATGCCAAATACTCTTGATAGACTATTGAGATTTGCCCCCAAGATCATGGGATTTAATAGATAG
- the LOC124936489 gene encoding glucan endo-1,3-beta-glucosidase 14-like — IAILTHIRGIAIGNEVLGGADQSLWEVLLGAAKNIHNATKTLKIDDVIQITTAHSMAVFNNSYPPSSCTFNDNIIQYMKPFLEFFSNNGAPFCLNAYPFLAYMDNPNDIDINYARFQTTDGIYDEKTKLHYDNMLDAITDAAYTALENAEFRKMEVIVTETGWASHCDQNEAAANGTNAKIYNYNLRKRLAKRKGTPLRPKKDELGNAEKTVKGLEMMKEELKAEISASKLIESEAKQKLLEVSKKGWKKKKNSEKQKENNRIGVAVGNDGCFCCFRPLVIIKPSYDFLLFSGDINLFVNLEGEIDLLIFAIVVLAAD; from the coding sequence attgccatccttacCCATATTCGTGGGATTGCAATTGGAAATGAAGTTCTTGGTGGAGCAGATCAATCTCTTTGGGAAGTATTGTTAGGTGCTGCGAAGAACATTCATAACGCTACGAAAACCCTTAAAATCGACGATGTAATTCAGATAACAACAGCCCATTCGATGGCGGTTTTCAATAACTCGTATCCACCTTCTTCTTGCACATTCAATGACAATATCATACAATACATGAAACCGTTCTTGGAATTCTTTTCCAATAACGGCGCTCCATTTTGTCTAAATGCTTATCCTTTTCTGGCATACATGGATAACCCGAATGATATTGACATAAATTATGCGCGTTTTCAGACAACAGATGGTATCTATGATGAGAAAACTAAACTCCATTATGATAATATGCTTGATGCCATAACTGATGCAGCTTATACTGCTTTGGAGAATGCTGAATTCAGAAAAATGGAAGTTATAGTTACTGAAACTGGTTGGGCTTCTCATTGCGATCAAAACGAAGCTGCTGCGAATGGAACTAATGCTAAAATCTACAATTATAATTTGCGGAAAAGACTGGCAAAAAGAAAAGGAACACCTTTGAGACCGAAAAAAGATGAATTGGGTAATGCGGAGAAAACTGTAAAAGGTCTTGAGATGATGAAGGAAGAGCTTAAAGCAGAAATATCGGCATCAAAGCTAATAGAATCGGAGGCAAAACAGAAGTTATTGGAAGTTTCAAAGAAGggttggaagaagaagaagaactcgGAGAAACAGAAAGAGAACAACCGAATTGGAGTAGCAGTGGGCAATGACGGCTGCTTCTGCTGCTTTAGACCATTGGTCATCATCAAACCATCATACGATTTTCTGCTTTTCAGTGGAGATATCAATCTGTTTGTCAATCTTGAAGGTGAAATTGATCTCCTTATCTTCGCCATTGTGGTACTAGCAGCAGATTGA
- the LOC124936476 gene encoding LEAF RUST 10 DISEASE-RESISTANCE LOCUS RECEPTOR-LIKE PROTEIN KINASE-like 1.4 → MGSVLIPFSFYLFFLLSYDLVLSYEWTCPAEQYISCRGHDHLLKFPLKNITYSGTGCGLWTVDCLNHDTPRIQNASHGEYSLETEGDSIIINVKRLASFISHKNGCDFVKDFLTFPRTDNSTSIVDFSISPNMTVFKCFNFDLIDHLFNPCPDNQGFYFNYSAKEMIQTHPNCFPIVVPIMSETEIRNTSDLFSLLASQFTIQPYISEPCSNECHPNPNAKKIAYLKWRKTIILATVLPGGFLIMVGVFIFIIWQRKRLKNLFLYLPFSRKSSSRTDLERPVSEYFGASVFTYEELEKATQNFDQSKELGDGGFGAVYHGKLSDGREVAVKRLYQHNCKRIIHFMNEVKILTGLRHPNLVTLYGCTSRHSRELLLVYEYISNGTIYDHLHGDLIGKGLLDWPIRLKVAIETAEALSYLHHINIIHRDVKTTNILLDENFSVKVADFGLSRPLPNNVTHVSTAPQGTPGYVDPEYFQCYQLTEKSDVYSFGVVLVELISSMPAVDIGRHRHEINLANLAINRIQDCAFDGLIDPALGYKIDYSVKRMTTSVAELAFRCLQNEKDFRPTMDEVVKILKEIRDYKDVHKSGGRNEGE, encoded by the exons ATGGGCTCTGTTCTAATCCCCTTTTCtttttatctcttcttccttctctCTTATGATCTGGTTCTGTCATATGAATGGACATGCCCAGCAGAACAATATATCAGTTGCCGGGGCCATGATCATCTGCTCAAATTCCCTCTCAAAAACATCACTTATTCAGGTACAGGATGCGGGTTATGGACCGTTGATTGCTTAAATCATGATACCCCAAGAATTCAGAATGCTTCGCATGGTGAATATTCATTAGAAACTGAAGGAGATTCCATCATCATCAATGTCAAACGTCTGGCTTCGTTTATTTCCCACAAGAATGGTTGTGACTTCGTCAAAGATTTTCTTACTTTTCCAAGAACAGACAATTCTACAAGCATCGTCGATTTCTCAATCTCCCCAAACATGACCGTTTTCAAatgctttaattttgatctaaTTGATCACCTTTTTAATCCCTGTCCGGATAATCAGGGGTTCTATTTCAACTATTCAGCTAAAGAGATGATTCAAACGCATCCCAACTGTTTCCCCATTGTTGTGCCTATTATGTCAGAAACAGAGATCAGAAATACAAGCGATCTGTTTTCTCTCTTGGCTTCCCAATTCACTATTCAACCATATATTTCAGAACCATGTTCAAATGAATGTCATCCTAATCCTAATGCTAAAAAAATTGCATATTTAAAGTGGCGTAAGACTATCATTCTTGCAACAG TTCTACCCGGAGGCTTTCTGATTATGGTTGGAGttttcattttcatcatttggCAGCGTAAAAGGTTgaagaatttgtttttatatctGCCCTTCTCAAGAAAATCCTCATCAAGGACAGATCTTGAAAGGCCTGTGTCTGAGTATTTTGGAGCTTCTGTTTTCACATATGAAGAACTTGAAAAAGCAACCCAGAATTTTGATCAATCTAAAGAATTGGGAGATGGAGGCTTTGGAGCCGTTTACCATG gaAAACTAAGTGATGGAAGAGAAGTTGCGGTGAAGAGACTATACCAACACAATTGTAAAAGAATTATACATTTCATGAACGAAGTCAAAATCCTCACGGGCCTTCGCCACCCGAATCTTGTTACTCTCTACGGTTGCACCTCGAGACATAGTCGTGAGCTCCTCCTCGTCTACGAGTACATCTCAAACGGCACAATCTACGACCACCTTCACGGTGACCTAATCGGCAAGGGATTACTCGACTGGCCGATTCGATTGAAGGTGGCCATCGAAACCGCCGAGGCCTTGTCTTACCTTCATCACATCAACATCATCCACCGCGATGTCAAGACTACCAATATCCTCCTGGACGAAAATTTCTCGGTTAAGGTTGCGGATTTTGGGCTCTCGAGGCCTTTACCAAACAACGTCACCCATGTCTCGACGGCTCCTCAAGGGACTCCGGGGTACGTGGATCCCGAGTACTTCCAGTGTTATCAGCTAACTGAGAAGAGCGACGTTTACAGTTTTGGAGTTGTTCTGGTGGAGTTGATCTCTTCTATGCCTGCGGTTGACATTGGCAGGCATCGACATGAGATCAACTTGGCGAACTTGGCTATAAATAGGATTCAAGATTGTGCATTTGACGGGTTGATTGACCCTGCTCTTGGATACAAGATAGATTATAGTGTGAAGAGAATGACTACTTCTGTAGCGGAATTGGCTTTTCGGTGCTTACAAAATGAGAAGGATTTTAGGCCGACTATGGATGAAGTGGTGaagattttaaaagaaataagagactATAAAGATGTGCACAAGAGTGGAGGAAGAAATGAAGGAGAGtga